One genomic window of Bartonella sp. JB63 includes the following:
- a CDS encoding ABC transporter ATP-binding protein, with translation MHLQFDNVTLGYTNKIVIKKFSAKLKKGSLIAIIGDNGSGKSTFLKTIAGLIKPISGKIKKPTRSCIAYLGQYCDIDRTFPIDIETILKMGLWSFCGLWKSQRSYQDKIQNALEIVGLTKLAHHPLVTLSSGQLQRALFARIIVQDSDIILLDEPFNGVDLKTKNDLLALITQWRQQGRTILIALHEPFIVQEYFPQTIHINKQHVFYGETKQLLSTNNHFITPLLIPNFFHINPQEQVFSVN, from the coding sequence ATGCACTTACAGTTCGACAATGTGACATTAGGCTATACCAACAAAATTGTCATAAAAAAATTTTCAGCAAAGCTAAAAAAGGGTTCATTAATTGCAATAATTGGTGATAATGGCTCTGGAAAATCTACATTTCTTAAAACTATTGCCGGATTAATTAAACCAATTAGTGGTAAAATTAAAAAGCCAACGAGAAGTTGTATTGCTTACCTTGGGCAATATTGTGATATTGATCGAACATTTCCAATCGATATAGAAACAATTCTTAAAATGGGACTATGGTCTTTTTGTGGATTATGGAAAAGCCAACGGTCTTATCAAGATAAAATTCAAAATGCACTAGAAATAGTTGGGCTTACAAAATTAGCACACCATCCACTTGTTACGCTATCAAGTGGCCAATTACAACGCGCTCTTTTTGCACGCATTATTGTGCAAGATTCTGACATTATCTTGCTTGATGAACCTTTCAACGGTGTAGATCTTAAGACCAAAAATGATCTCCTTGCATTGATTACTCAATGGCGACAACAAGGTCGAACAATTCTTATAGCGCTCCATGAACCCTTTATTGTTCAAGAATATTTTCCACAAACGATTCACATCAATAAACAACATGTTTTTTATGGGGAAACAAAACAGTTATTAAGCACTAACAATCATTTTATCACACCACTTCTCATACCTAATTTTTTCCATATCAATCCACAAGAGCAAGTTTTTTCTGTTAATTAG
- a CDS encoding metal ABC transporter permease, translated as MYEFFLAPFIDFQFMQNALIGSILLTISACPIGVFLMLRGMSLTGDAISHAILPGVAIAFLFCGFSPISMTIGGIGAGIIVALATVLISRNGFQKEDASMTVFYLFALATGVTIISLKKSTIDLLHLLFGSVLSINTQALSLITFIMLITISSLCIFWRALVVESFDPLFFKSLSPLGKYVHILLLGLMVINLAGGFQSLGTLMSVGIMMIPAITARFWLSRLGPICILSVILGIISSVFGLLLSFHMSLPSGASIIIVAGFIYLITCLISPRGLIITLLPRLYLYIPSIIKKTKCINLLNNLFC; from the coding sequence GTGTACGAATTTTTTCTCGCACCTTTTATTGATTTTCAATTTATGCAAAATGCTTTAATTGGTTCTATTTTATTAACAATCAGTGCCTGTCCTATCGGGGTTTTTTTAATGTTACGTGGTATGAGCTTAACAGGTGATGCGATATCACACGCTATTCTTCCTGGTGTTGCAATCGCTTTTCTTTTTTGTGGTTTTTCTCCCATATCCATGACTATTGGTGGCATTGGAGCAGGTATTATTGTCGCTCTAGCAACCGTTTTAATTTCAAGAAATGGCTTTCAAAAAGAAGATGCTTCAATGACAGTTTTCTATCTTTTTGCACTAGCAACAGGCGTCACGATCATTTCACTCAAAAAATCAACAATTGACTTATTGCATCTTTTATTCGGTTCAGTACTTTCTATTAACACACAAGCACTTTCGTTGATTACTTTTATAATGCTCATAACAATAAGTAGTCTTTGTATTTTTTGGCGAGCTCTTGTAGTAGAAAGTTTCGATCCATTATTTTTTAAATCACTCTCTCCGCTAGGAAAATATGTTCATATATTATTACTTGGGCTAATGGTAATAAACCTAGCTGGTGGGTTTCAATCACTAGGCACACTGATGTCAGTCGGCATTATGATGATTCCCGCCATCACTGCTCGTTTTTGGCTTTCGCGTTTGGGCCCTATCTGTATATTATCGGTTATCTTAGGAATAATTTCCAGTGTATTTGGCCTTCTGCTTTCTTTTCACATGTCCCTTCCCTCCGGTGCTTCTATTATTATAGTAGCCGGATTTATTTATCTTATCACCTGTCTCATAAGCCCACGCGGACTTATTATAACCTTGTTGCCCCGCCTTTATTTATACATCCCTTCTATCATTAAGAAAACAAAATGCATAAATTTATTAAACAATTTGTTCTGCTGA
- a CDS encoding metal ABC transporter solute-binding protein, Zn/Mn family, producing MHKFIKQFVLLNSLLLLLFPLSVTAHQKINVVASFSIIADLVKNVGGDYISITTLVGPNASIHSYEPTPHDAKTLKNAHIIFINGLHLEGFINRLTTATGTKALLVEVSANISPFEINEIKYQKNNSTHRIHHHGSIDPHAWQTIPNVEIYIKNIAIAFCKIDQQSCENYNKNARIYIQKLKAMHATITKKMSTLPKDKRTIITSHDAFGYFAHEYNLTILAPESASKEATAADVAKLIKQIKNNKVSALFVENISNPRLIEQISKETGLKIGGILYSDALSGKEGPAATYLDMMEYNVNTIINAITKLKTHNITGM from the coding sequence ATGCATAAATTTATTAAACAATTTGTTCTGCTGAACTCTCTCCTGTTGCTTCTCTTCCCTCTTTCTGTCACTGCACATCAAAAAATTAATGTTGTCGCAAGCTTTTCTATTATTGCAGATTTGGTAAAAAATGTAGGAGGTGATTATATTTCGATCACTACCCTTGTTGGTCCTAATGCAAGCATCCATAGTTACGAGCCTACTCCTCATGATGCAAAAACTCTTAAAAATGCTCATATTATTTTCATCAACGGTCTGCATTTAGAAGGTTTCATAAACCGGCTCACTACAGCAACCGGAACAAAAGCACTTCTTGTGGAAGTTAGTGCTAATATTTCCCCATTCGAAATTAATGAAATTAAATACCAAAAAAACAACAGCACACATCGGATACATCATCATGGTAGTATTGATCCACATGCTTGGCAAACTATCCCCAACGTTGAAATTTACATCAAAAATATCGCCATTGCTTTCTGTAAAATCGATCAACAATCATGTGAAAATTATAATAAAAATGCTCGTATCTATATTCAAAAACTAAAAGCAATGCATGCAACCATCACAAAGAAAATGTCTACTCTTCCGAAAGACAAGCGAACCATTATCACATCTCATGACGCCTTTGGTTATTTCGCTCATGAATACAATCTCACCATCCTTGCTCCCGAAAGCGCTTCAAAGGAAGCTACTGCAGCAGATGTTGCAAAACTTATCAAACAAATTAAAAACAATAAAGTATCCGCATTATTTGTTGAAAATATCTCTAATCCTCGTCTTATAGAACAAATTTCAAAAGAAACAGGTTTAAAAATTGGTGGTATACTTTATTCCGATGCATTATCAGGAAAAGAAGGCCCTGCTGCAACTTATCTTGATATGATGGAGTATAACGTTAACACCATCATCAATGCGATAACCAAACTTAAGACACATAATATTACTGGAATGTAA
- the ugpB gene encoding sn-glycerol-3-phosphate ABC transporter substrate-binding protein UgpB → MNCLYLSAAAFMIAITATTTGFTRTKISFWHSMSGDLGKQTENLINDFNTSQSDYKIVPSFRGEYEESMISLIAAFRGKQQPVLAQIYEVGTGTMMAAKSAIYPLYQLMADTKQKFDILDYLPAISGYYSDAQGRMLSMPFNVSSPILFYNKDIFKKAGLDPERPPKTWKDIENFSKKILDNKAASCGFTMTYAAQWIGIENFSAFHNIPIGTKRNGLDGLDAELTLNGPLQIRMWTDLKRWSDQGIFRYGGPAGALDSVPMFMSQSCAILIQSSGSRGGVVAEAQFNVGFGILPYYADVKDAPQNSIIGGASIWAFKGHTPKEYAGAAAFLKFLSQVNNQAKWHQKTGYLPITKAAYELSIKQNFYDKNPGADIAIQQINLNPPTENSKGIRFGSLPQIRSILDQELEAVLNGSKSPKEGLDEVVKRGNKLLREFEKANH, encoded by the coding sequence ATGAATTGTCTTTATCTTTCTGCAGCAGCATTTATGATTGCTATAACTGCAACAACAACCGGTTTTACACGAACAAAAATCAGCTTTTGGCATTCTATGAGTGGAGATTTAGGAAAACAAACTGAAAATCTCATTAACGATTTTAATACAAGTCAATCTGATTACAAAATTGTTCCTTCATTTCGCGGTGAGTATGAAGAAAGTATGATATCGCTTATCGCAGCATTTCGAGGGAAACAACAACCAGTTCTTGCTCAAATCTATGAAGTTGGCACAGGCACTATGATGGCTGCAAAAAGTGCAATCTATCCACTTTACCAACTCATGGCTGATACAAAGCAAAAATTTGACATTTTAGACTATTTACCTGCTATCAGTGGCTATTATTCTGATGCTCAGGGACGTATGCTCTCTATGCCATTTAATGTTTCCTCACCGATTCTTTTTTATAATAAAGATATTTTTAAAAAAGCAGGACTTGATCCAGAACGCCCCCCCAAAACATGGAAAGATATAGAAAATTTTTCAAAAAAAATTCTTGATAACAAAGCTGCAAGTTGTGGTTTTACAATGACTTATGCAGCTCAATGGATTGGCATAGAAAATTTTTCAGCATTTCATAATATTCCTATAGGAACAAAAAGAAATGGACTTGATGGACTCGATGCAGAATTAACATTGAACGGACCTTTACAAATACGCATGTGGACTGACCTTAAAAGATGGTCAGATCAAGGTATCTTTCGTTACGGAGGTCCAGCTGGTGCGCTTGATTCAGTACCAATGTTTATGTCGCAAAGTTGTGCGATTTTGATACAATCGTCAGGATCACGCGGTGGAGTTGTTGCAGAAGCCCAATTTAATGTTGGATTTGGTATTCTTCCCTATTATGCTGATGTAAAAGATGCTCCACAAAACTCAATTATTGGCGGTGCTTCTATCTGGGCTTTTAAAGGTCATACACCTAAAGAATATGCAGGTGCAGCAGCTTTTCTTAAATTTCTCTCGCAAGTAAACAATCAAGCTAAATGGCATCAAAAAACAGGTTACCTTCCCATCACAAAAGCCGCTTATGAGTTAAGCATAAAACAAAATTTTTATGATAAGAATCCAGGTGCGGATATTGCCATTCAACAAATTAATCTCAATCCACCGACAGAAAATTCAAAAGGGATAAGATTTGGCAGCTTACCGCAAATCCGTTCTATTCTCGATCAAGAATTAGAAGCCGTTCTGAATGGTTCCAAATCACCAAAAGAGGGATTAGATGAAGTAGTTAAACGTGGTAATAAGCTTTTACGCGAATTTGAAAAAGCCAATCATTAA
- the ugpA gene encoding sn-glycerol-3-phosphate ABC transporter permease UgpA encodes MQEKHAYFRNSLLPYWLLLPQLAITFLFFLWPAIQAIKSSFEREDPFGFSTTFIGLENYITIFSDTNYIQSLLTTIIFSVSVTLVSMTISLILAVSVDRIIHAKKAYTMLLLWPYAIAPVLAGILWLFIFHPTIGTFPFLLEKIGIIWNHRINGVQAMILIVIAASWQQISYNFLFFLAGLQSVPHSQIEAAAIDGAGPFKRFWTIIFPQISPTTFFLLIINVNYAMFDTFGIIDNMTSGGPARATSTIVYKVYEDGFKNQMIGASAAQSTILMLMVIILTLIQFRWIERRVQY; translated from the coding sequence ATGCAAGAAAAACATGCATATTTTAGAAATAGCCTCCTTCCTTATTGGCTACTCCTCCCTCAACTTGCGATAACTTTTTTGTTTTTTCTTTGGCCTGCCATTCAAGCAATAAAATCATCATTTGAACGTGAAGATCCTTTTGGTTTTTCAACAACCTTTATTGGTCTTGAAAACTACATAACTATTTTCTCTGACACCAATTATATACAATCACTGCTTACAACAATCATATTTTCTGTTTCTGTCACTCTTGTTTCAATGACAATATCACTTATTCTAGCTGTTTCTGTTGATCGTATTATCCATGCAAAAAAAGCTTATACTATGCTCTTACTCTGGCCCTATGCAATTGCACCTGTATTAGCAGGTATATTATGGTTATTTATTTTCCATCCAACTATTGGAACTTTTCCTTTCCTCCTTGAAAAAATAGGTATTATATGGAATCATCGTATTAACGGTGTTCAAGCTATGATTCTGATTGTGATTGCAGCTAGTTGGCAGCAGATTTCCTATAATTTTCTCTTTTTTCTTGCTGGTCTTCAATCTGTTCCTCACTCACAAATAGAAGCTGCAGCTATTGATGGTGCTGGCCCTTTTAAACGATTTTGGACTATAATATTTCCTCAAATTTCGCCAACAACTTTTTTTCTTCTTATTATTAATGTCAATTATGCCATGTTTGACACATTTGGTATTATTGATAACATGACTTCTGGAGGGCCTGCACGTGCAACAAGCACAATCGTTTATAAAGTGTATGAAGATGGTTTTAAAAATCAAATGATCGGTGCATCAGCTGCGCAATCAACCATATTAATGCTAATGGTTATTATTTTAACACTAATCCAATTCCGCTGGATTGAACGTCGCGTCCAATATTAG
- the ugpE gene encoding sn-glycerol-3-phosphate ABC transporter permease UgpE, translating to MVENRPFLKFLTHFILIIGILIICFPVYVAIIASTHNSGTFNTGTLPLLPGQYGLENYKIIFGDGLVQLGLPRLWPLLMNSFIMAIGISIGKIIISLFSAYAIVYMRFPFRKTAFALIFITLMLPIEIRIIPTYAIVAQLGMINTYSGMIIPLIASATATFLFRQFFLTVPDELLEAARVDGAGPLKFFKDILLPLSKSNIAALFIIMFIYGWIQYLWPLIITTDQDHQTILVILKQLVVESLQHDPQWNILMAVSVVAMAPPVLVVIFMQRLFVKGLIETEK from the coding sequence ATGGTTGAAAATCGTCCTTTTTTGAAATTTTTAACCCATTTCATTCTCATTATTGGTATTCTTATTATCTGCTTTCCAGTTTACGTTGCCATTATCGCATCAACCCATAATTCAGGGACATTTAATACAGGAACGCTTCCTCTCTTACCAGGGCAATATGGTTTAGAAAATTATAAAATAATCTTTGGTGATGGCCTTGTACAACTGGGTCTTCCACGTCTTTGGCCACTCTTAATGAACTCATTCATTATGGCTATTGGTATTAGTATTGGAAAAATTATTATTTCACTCTTCTCTGCTTATGCAATTGTCTATATGCGCTTCCCCTTTCGTAAAACTGCTTTTGCTCTTATTTTTATTACATTAATGCTCCCTATTGAAATTCGCATTATTCCAACATATGCAATAGTAGCACAGCTAGGAATGATAAATACCTATAGTGGAATGATTATTCCATTAATTGCATCAGCAACCGCCACATTTTTATTTCGTCAATTTTTTCTCACTGTTCCTGATGAACTCTTAGAAGCTGCCCGTGTTGATGGCGCAGGACCATTGAAATTTTTTAAGGATATTCTTCTTCCCCTTAGCAAAAGCAATATCGCTGCTTTATTTATTATTATGTTCATATACGGATGGATACAATATCTCTGGCCTCTTATTATCACAACAGATCAAGACCATCAAACCATTCTTGTTATCTTGAAACAACTTGTTGTAGAATCACTTCAACATGATCCTCAATGGAACATCCTTATGGCAGTATCAGTTGTTGCTATGGCTCCTCCTGTTTTAGTGGTTATTTTCATGCAACGGCTTTTTGTCAAAGGCCTCATTGAAACGGAGAAATAA
- a CDS encoding sn-glycerol-3-phosphate import ATP-binding protein UgpC encodes MATIQLLNVTKQYDNDSLVINNLNLTVSDKELLVLVGPSGCGKSTLLRIIAGLEQVTSGELYIDNELINNREPADRDIAMVFQNYALYPHMTVRGNLEYGLKNRKTPKEEMNKRIAHAAKLLEIEPFLDRKPRQLSGGQRQRVAMGRVIVRQPRVFLFDEPLSNLDAKLRAQMCIEIKTLQRSLGTTSLYVTHDQLEAMTLADRIVVMNKGHIEQIGTPMEIYDYPATTFVAGFIGSPPINFLDRQILEQHLGSSFSCNKETDIFAFRPEATLLGEYPEKGPVFHAQIELIKPVGTGCHVLTRWNNIIFTVEIKERLTNDYGQKLSFTVPHQNFHTFNKCTGKRT; translated from the coding sequence GTGGCTACAATCCAACTACTAAATGTAACAAAACAGTATGACAACGATAGTTTGGTTATTAATAATTTAAATTTAACTGTTTCTGACAAAGAACTCCTCGTTCTTGTTGGTCCATCAGGATGTGGAAAATCAACTCTATTACGTATTATTGCTGGACTTGAACAAGTTACCTCCGGTGAACTTTATATTGACAATGAGCTCATTAATAATCGTGAACCAGCAGACCGTGATATTGCTATGGTTTTTCAAAATTATGCACTCTATCCACATATGACTGTACGTGGAAACCTGGAATATGGCCTCAAAAATCGAAAAACTCCCAAAGAGGAAATGAATAAACGTATTGCTCATGCTGCAAAACTTTTGGAAATAGAACCATTTCTTGACCGTAAACCGAGGCAGTTATCAGGAGGACAACGCCAACGTGTTGCAATGGGCCGTGTTATTGTTCGCCAACCACGTGTTTTTCTCTTTGATGAGCCACTTTCAAATCTTGACGCGAAATTACGAGCTCAAATGTGTATTGAAATTAAAACGCTCCAGCGTTCATTAGGAACAACGAGCCTTTATGTCACACATGATCAACTAGAAGCTATGACATTAGCCGATAGAATAGTTGTCATGAATAAAGGACATATTGAACAAATTGGAACTCCAATGGAAATCTATGATTATCCAGCTACAACCTTTGTTGCTGGTTTCATTGGTTCTCCTCCTATTAATTTTCTTGATCGTCAGATCTTAGAACAACATTTAGGCAGCTCATTTTCTTGTAATAAAGAGACTGATATTTTTGCATTTAGACCAGAAGCAACTTTATTGGGTGAATATCCAGAAAAAGGACCTGTTTTTCACGCACAAATTGAACTTATAAAACCAGTAGGTACAGGATGTCATGTTTTAACACGCTGGAATAATATTATTTTTACTGTTGAAATAAAAGAGCGTCTCACAAACGATTATGGACAAAAATTAAGCTTCACTGTTCCCCATCAGAATTTTCATACTTTTAATAAATGCACAGGAAAACGTACATAA
- a CDS encoding type ISP restriction/modification enzyme, which produces MLSKGDLKLADIFNPEELYYVTEMKFASKDKIKGKSTVIYNSNIIMTDIPLEIYNYRE; this is translated from the coding sequence TTGCTTTCAAAAGGTGATCTTAAACTTGCGGATATCTTTAATCCTGAAGAGCTTTATTACGTCACAGAAATGAAATTCGCTAGTAAAGATAAGATAAAAGGTAAATCTACAGTGATTTACAATAGCAATATCATAATGACAGATATCCCTCTTGAAATCTATAACTATCGTGAATAG
- a CDS encoding glycerophosphodiester phosphodiesterase: MLKQKIIAHRGGASLYSENTLSAFRHAIALGVDEIECDIHLLKSGEVVIFHDFSLEQLVGKKGYIHEIDNETRQQLCVKGSNEAPPLLEELLDLLVPTDVALHLEIKTCGEVERETLLSQKALELIKSRHLEKRVSAISFDATSLRSFIEAGIPSGPCIDNFKGDISFCFSEWKKLGYSDLSLDSSIVSRDFIEAAFDAGFTVGVWTVNGVSRLSHWLDMPVHYITTDQPDLALRLRSQK, translated from the coding sequence ATGCTTAAACAAAAAATTATTGCTCATCGTGGTGGAGCTAGTCTTTATTCTGAAAATACACTTTCAGCATTTCGCCATGCGATTGCATTGGGAGTGGATGAAATTGAATGTGATATTCATCTTCTTAAAAGTGGTGAAGTTGTTATATTTCACGATTTTTCCCTTGAACAGTTGGTTGGGAAAAAAGGATATATTCATGAGATTGATAATGAAACACGTCAGCAACTCTGTGTGAAAGGGAGTAATGAAGCACCTCCTTTATTAGAAGAATTGCTTGATCTTTTGGTGCCAACCGATGTAGCACTTCATCTTGAAATCAAAACATGTGGTGAGGTTGAGCGTGAAACTCTTTTATCCCAAAAAGCACTTGAATTGATCAAAAGTCGACACTTAGAAAAACGAGTTTCAGCAATTAGTTTTGATGCTACGAGTCTTCGTTCTTTTATTGAAGCAGGAATACCATCGGGTCCATGTATTGATAATTTTAAAGGTGATATATCTTTCTGTTTTTCTGAATGGAAAAAATTAGGCTATTCTGATCTCAGTTTGGATAGCTCTATTGTATCACGAGACTTTATTGAAGCTGCCTTTGATGCTGGTTTCACTGTAGGCGTATGGACGGTCAATGGGGTGTCTCGTTTGTCCCATTGGCTTGATATGCCAGTGCATTATATTACAACGGACCAACCTGATCTTGCTTTACGATTGCGTTCACAAAAATAA
- the guaA gene encoding glutamine-hydrolyzing GMP synthase — protein MSILRSDTVLIIDFGSQVTQLIARRVREIGVYSEIIPFQSALGEFKRIKPRAVILSGSPYSTVDDGSPRVPMEIFNAGIPVLGICYGEQVMCVQLGGKVEAGHEREFGRALLDVKEESALFDGVWEKGSCHQVWMSHGDCVVALPEGFHVIGTSKGAPYAAIADEKRRFYAVQFHPEVVHTTDGAKLLKNFVHKISGLKSNWSMAAYREQAVVAIRKKVGKSRVICGLSGGVDSSVVAVLLHEAIGDQLTCVFVDHGLMRKNEAEEVLTIFRDHYDIKLVHVNAADMFINALEGEIDPEKKRKIIGRLFIEVFEEETKKIGGVEFLAQGTLYPDVIESVSAIGESITIKSHHNVGGLPERMKMQLVEPLRELFKDDVRSLGRELGLPEQFIGRHPFPGPGLAIRCPGAITREKLEILREADAIYLDEIRKAGLYDKIWQAFAVLLPVQTVGVMGDARTYEFVCALRAIVSIDGMTADFYPYDMEFLSKAATRIINEVRGINRVVYDITSKPPGTIEWE, from the coding sequence ATGAGCATATTGCGTTCAGATACTGTTCTTATCATTGATTTTGGTTCACAAGTTACACAACTTATTGCACGGCGGGTGCGAGAAATAGGTGTTTATTCCGAAATTATTCCTTTCCAATCTGCTTTAGGGGAATTTAAGCGAATTAAGCCTCGAGCTGTTATTTTATCAGGCAGTCCTTATTCAACTGTCGATGATGGTTCACCACGTGTTCCAATGGAGATTTTTAATGCCGGTATTCCGGTTCTTGGAATTTGTTATGGTGAACAAGTCATGTGTGTTCAGCTTGGCGGAAAAGTTGAAGCAGGACATGAACGTGAATTTGGACGTGCTTTGTTAGATGTAAAAGAAGAAAGTGCTCTTTTTGATGGTGTTTGGGAGAAAGGATCATGCCATCAGGTTTGGATGAGTCATGGTGATTGTGTAGTTGCTTTGCCAGAAGGTTTTCATGTCATCGGAACATCAAAAGGAGCTCCTTATGCTGCTATTGCTGACGAAAAACGACGTTTTTATGCAGTACAATTTCATCCTGAAGTTGTTCATACAACGGATGGTGCGAAACTCTTAAAAAATTTTGTTCATAAAATTTCTGGTCTTAAAAGCAATTGGTCAATGGCCGCTTATCGTGAACAGGCAGTTGTTGCGATACGCAAGAAGGTTGGAAAAAGTCGTGTAATTTGCGGTCTTTCAGGTGGTGTTGATTCATCAGTTGTGGCTGTATTACTTCATGAGGCTATAGGTGATCAATTAACATGTGTTTTTGTCGATCATGGGTTGATGCGTAAAAATGAGGCAGAAGAAGTTCTTACGATTTTCCGGGATCATTATGATATAAAACTGGTTCATGTTAATGCTGCTGATATGTTTATTAATGCGCTTGAAGGTGAAATAGATCCAGAAAAAAAGCGAAAGATAATTGGTCGCCTTTTTATTGAAGTTTTTGAAGAAGAAACAAAAAAAATAGGCGGCGTGGAGTTTTTAGCACAAGGAACGCTTTACCCAGATGTCATTGAAAGTGTTTCAGCGATTGGTGAATCCATAACGATTAAAAGTCATCATAATGTAGGTGGGCTACCAGAACGTATGAAGATGCAACTTGTAGAACCATTGCGTGAACTTTTTAAGGATGATGTTCGTTCTTTGGGGCGAGAATTAGGTTTACCTGAGCAGTTTATTGGACGTCATCCTTTTCCAGGGCCTGGTTTGGCAATTCGATGTCCAGGTGCAATTACGCGTGAAAAATTAGAAATTTTGCGTGAAGCAGATGCTATTTACCTTGATGAAATCCGCAAAGCTGGTCTTTATGATAAAATTTGGCAAGCTTTTGCTGTTCTTCTTCCTGTTCAAACCGTTGGTGTAATGGGTGATGCACGTACTTATGAGTTTGTCTGTGCTCTTCGTGCTATAGTATCTATAGACGGTATGACTGCTGACTTTTATCCGTACGATATGGAATTTTTGAGTAAAGCAGCAACACGTATTATTAATGAAGTTCGAGGTATTAATCGTGTTGTTTATGATATAACTTCAAAGCCTCCTGGCACTATTGAGTGGGAATGA
- a CDS encoding RsmB/NOP family class I SAM-dependent RNA methyltransferase produces MRLGGRLQAAIDILQEIEMRYRPAGEALKDWALSHRFAGVSDRAAIGTIVYDVLRRRYSLQWRMDSDNLRDIVFGTLFDSGMMTIEQVDKILEGDRFAPQLLAPQQRQAWQQRQLVNAPDYIRADIPQWCQAHLYPLFADNWIREAAALATRPSLDLRVNSLKATPKKVIKALEKTKVKSFSWFQQALRIEPIEKFDRHPNVQAEPAFQKGYFEIQDLGSQIVSYLIEAKAGMQLLDYCAGAGGKTLALAANMDNRGQIYAYDSEKVRLTPIFNRLRRAGIRNVQPRACKEELKSLIGQMDIVLLDTPCSGTGTWRRRPDAKWRLTLQQVKQRQEEQFAILNEALIYIKPGGRLAYITCSLFNDENEEQISRFLQKYSNFSPVNMKTLWHQHFSHSIMQPAFSSYGLTLSPAATKTDGFFLSILQKEL; encoded by the coding sequence ATGCGATTGGGTGGGCGATTGCAGGCGGCAATAGATATTCTACAGGAAATAGAAATGCGTTATCGCCCTGCAGGTGAAGCTTTAAAAGATTGGGCGCTTTCTCATCGTTTTGCTGGAGTAAGTGATCGTGCAGCAATTGGAACAATTGTGTATGATGTTTTAAGGCGGCGTTATTCGTTGCAATGGCGTATGGATAGTGACAATCTTCGAGATATAGTTTTTGGTACTTTGTTCGATTCTGGTATGATGACAATTGAGCAAGTTGATAAAATTTTAGAGGGAGATCGATTTGCACCGCAATTATTAGCACCTCAGCAGAGGCAAGCATGGCAGCAACGCCAGTTAGTAAATGCGCCAGACTACATTCGCGCTGATATTCCTCAATGGTGTCAAGCTCATCTGTATCCTTTATTTGCAGATAATTGGATTAGGGAAGCTGCTGCTTTAGCAACACGTCCTTCTTTAGATTTACGTGTGAACAGTTTAAAGGCAACACCTAAGAAAGTAATCAAAGCATTAGAAAAAACAAAAGTTAAGTCCTTTTCGTGGTTTCAGCAAGCGTTGAGGATTGAACCGATTGAAAAATTTGATCGCCATCCTAATGTTCAGGCTGAGCCCGCTTTTCAAAAAGGATATTTTGAAATACAGGATTTGGGATCTCAAATTGTTTCTTATCTTATAGAAGCAAAGGCAGGTATGCAGTTATTAGATTATTGTGCAGGAGCCGGAGGAAAAACACTAGCTTTAGCTGCCAATATGGATAATAGAGGTCAAATTTATGCTTATGATTCAGAGAAAGTTCGTTTGACTCCTATTTTTAATCGGCTTCGGCGAGCTGGTATTCGTAACGTACAACCACGAGCGTGTAAAGAGGAATTAAAATCATTAATAGGTCAAATGGATATCGTTTTATTGGATACTCCATGTAGTGGGACAGGAACATGGCGCCGTCGTCCAGATGCGAAATGGCGTTTGACATTACAACAAGTGAAACAACGTCAGGAAGAACAGTTCGCTATTTTGAATGAAGCTTTGATTTATATAAAGCCAGGAGGGCGTTTAGCTTATATTACATGTTCTCTTTTTAATGATGAAAATGAAGAACAAATTTCCCGGTTTCTTCAAAAGTATTCTAATTTCTCTCCAGTCAATATGAAGACACTTTGGCACCAGCATTTTAGTCATTCAATTATGCAACCAGCATTTTCAAGTTATGGACTGACTTTATCACCAGCAGCAACTAAAACGGATGGTTTCTTTTTATCTATTTTACAAAAGGAACTCTAA